In Candidatus Alcyoniella australis, the genomic stretch AGGTCGAGAATCATTTGCGCATGGCCGCCGGGATCGATCACCGCGGCTTGCTTGGTCTCTTCATCGCCCACGATGTAGCAGTTGACCGCCAGCGGTCCGGTCTCAAGCATCTCGAGAATCACATCGCCTCCTCGGGGTTGATTGCATTAGCCGCGACCGACCTTTCGCGGCTGGCCGAATCCTAATCGTCGACGTTACGCACTGTCAACGTCTTGGATCACCCGTCGGACCTGGCAATCGCTTTTTGCGCGGCGTTGGCTGTGATAAAACCGCTGACATGTCAAAGCTGAGCATCAGACCGCTGGACAGCGGGCAGTTCGAGCAAGCCGCGCACGTAGCGGTACGCGAGCATTGCGCACTGTTCGATGCGCCTGAGCTGCCGCGGCGCGTGAACGAGCTGCACGGCGCTTGGTCTAAGCGTGGCGCGGCCGAGGGAGTTTTTACCGCACTGGACCAGGACGACGGACTGGCCGGGCTGTGCGTTGTGCGCTGCCGCGAGAACGGCTGGGCCTGGCCTGCCACGCAACGGCTGAGCGGACCGCTGCCGCCGGCAAGTGCGGCCCTGGAACTGGTCTGGGTGCGGCCCGACTTACGGCGACAGGGTATCGCCGCCGCGCTGGCAGCGCGGGCAGTGGAGTACGCCGCGGCCCGCGCGTGCGACGAGTTGCTGTGCGAACCCCGGGGCGACAACGGTCTGGACCTTGCTCTGGCCTTAGGATTTGTACAGCGCGGCCGCCAATACCGGCTGTTGATCGACAGCTCTGAGCACTGCGGCGAGGTGCCGATCGCCCTGCCCCGCAAGCTGGTCCAGCCGCTGTTCAACGCGACGGGCTTTTGGCTGCGGCAAAAACGCGGCGACCCTCATGCGCTCTATGGCTACCTTTTTCTATTGTTCGCCTGCGTGCTGCTGCTCTCGCTGCTCGAGCCGGGATGGCGGCAAATAGCACAATCGCTGTTGTTCAACAGCGCGACCGTGTTGGCCGCAATACTGGCCTGTGCAGTGCTGCTGATCGGCGCGGGCGCGATCTATCGCGCACCCCTGCGTCCGCTGGACGCGCTTAAGCTATCGGCCGTCGGCCTAACGATCAGCGGCGCGCTTTGCGCGGCGCTAAGTTTGGCACTGCTAATGGCGGGCGTTGAGTACTCCGCGTTGCCCTCAATGGTCGGGGTATTGATCTGTTGTTTGGTGCTGGTGCCCGGAGAGCGGCTGTACGGCCGCTGGACCTGGGGCGCGGCACTACTGGCGGCCCTGGCCGCGGGACTCGTGGCTCAGGAATTGGGAATGTTCAGCCTAAATTATTGATGAAGCGGCGGCCCGCTTCAAAGGCCCGGGCGTTGACCTCGCGCAGGCGCTCCACAACGCTGGACACCACGTAATCGCGCAAAGCGTCGCCGGGCAGCGGCAGCACTCCGAGCTCGGCCAACGCTCCACTGAGCACGCTGTTTACAGCCATGGAACTGCCCGCCTCTTCTGCCAATCTCAGGACGTCAAAGGTCACCAGCCTCGCAACCGAACCCTCGAGCTGCCGCAAACGCGACAGTGCGTCGGGATATTCGCGGTCGGCCAATGTCAGGCCAAAGGGCACGATCGGCCGCGTGTTGACCAGCAGCGTGGTCTGCGGCCCGACGCGGTCCACAGCGCGCAAAGCCTCCAATGGCTCAAAGCCGACCAGCACGTCGGCACAGCCGCGACCGACCAGCGGACTGCGCGCCGCACCGATCACCAGCGTGCTGACCACCACACCGCCGCGCTGGCTCATACCGTGGATCTCGCCCGCCGTGGCCTCGAGCCCGGCGAGCAGCGCGGCCTCGCCCAGCAATCGGGTCATGGTCAGCGAGCCCTGCCCCCCGACTCCCGCGACCACGATTTTGCACAGTCCGCTCATTGCGCCTCCTGGACCTTCACGGGCCGGATCGCGCCGTTGGGACAGACCTGCACGCATACTCCGCAGCCGTCGCAGAGCACCGGGTCGATGGCAATTTTACCGTCGCGGCGCACGAACGCCGGACAGCCGAGCAGGTCCAGGCAGGCTTGGCACGTGGCGCAGATCCCGCAGGTCAGACAGCGCCGCGCCTCGCGCTGCGCCGATTGGATATCGAGCACGCCCCTGGTCGGCTCGAAATCTTTGCTGCGCAATTCGGCCTCGCGCTGCGGCGGGCTGATGCGTTGTTGAGTCGTCACGCCGCCGGGCGCGTACCGGGGCTCCTCGCGCCAGCGCTCGCGCTCGGGCTCGATCTCGCGC encodes the following:
- a CDS encoding GNAT family N-acetyltransferase, which codes for MSKLSIRPLDSGQFEQAAHVAVREHCALFDAPELPRRVNELHGAWSKRGAAEGVFTALDQDDGLAGLCVVRCRENGWAWPATQRLSGPLPPASAALELVWVRPDLRRQGIAAALAARAVEYAAARACDELLCEPRGDNGLDLALALGFVQRGRQYRLLIDSSEHCGEVPIALPRKLVQPLFNATGFWLRQKRGDPHALYGYLFLLFACVLLLSLLEPGWRQIAQSLLFNSATVLAAILACAVLLIGAGAIYRAPLRPLDALKLSAVGLTISGALCAALSLALLMAGVEYSALPSMVGVLICCLVLVPGERLYGRWTWGAALLAALAAGLVAQELGMFSLNY
- a CDS encoding indolepyruvate oxidoreductase subunit beta; translated protein: MSGLCKIVVAGVGGQGSLTMTRLLGEAALLAGLEATAGEIHGMSQRGGVVVSTLVIGAARSPLVGRGCADVLVGFEPLEALRAVDRVGPQTTLLVNTRPIVPFGLTLADREYPDALSRLRQLEGSVARLVTFDVLRLAEEAGSSMAVNSVLSGALAELGVLPLPGDALRDYVVSSVVERLREVNARAFEAGRRFINNLG